Proteins found in one Sporosarcina sp. FSL K6-3457 genomic segment:
- the yidC gene encoding membrane protein insertase YidC produces MKKKVALLLMLTVLAVFLAGCSEFNQPISVDSEGFWNKYIVWPLVSLIILFKDLLGTYGWGIVAVTIIIRLVLLPLMIKQTQSSKRMQEVQPELNALKEKYKSKDAVTQQKYREEMQKVMSERKINPAAGCLPVIIQMPILFGFYHAISRMNVTYDIGKFLWFELAAPSITLAVIAGVMQFIVLRTGPAMGNPQMKVMMYIMPFMIMIFGSFLPAALALYWVIGNIISVIQNIFIYKPFKKEEVEPVKVGGKRK; encoded by the coding sequence TTGAAAAAGAAGGTAGCGTTACTGTTGATGCTGACAGTATTAGCGGTATTCCTGGCTGGATGTTCTGAGTTCAATCAACCAATCTCTGTAGACAGCGAAGGGTTTTGGAACAAGTATATTGTTTGGCCGCTTGTATCGTTAATCATACTATTCAAAGATTTACTTGGAACATATGGATGGGGAATTGTTGCAGTTACAATTATCATTCGACTTGTTTTACTTCCATTAATGATTAAACAGACGCAAAGTTCTAAGCGAATGCAAGAAGTTCAGCCAGAACTCAATGCATTGAAAGAAAAGTACAAATCAAAAGATGCCGTTACGCAACAGAAGTATCGCGAAGAAATGCAAAAAGTAATGTCAGAACGAAAAATCAATCCAGCGGCAGGTTGTTTACCAGTAATTATCCAAATGCCGATTCTTTTTGGATTCTATCATGCAATCAGTCGCATGAATGTGACTTATGATATCGGTAAATTCCTGTGGTTTGAGCTTGCAGCACCTAGTATTACGCTTGCAGTAATTGCTGGAGTGATGCAGTTCATCGTATTACGGACAGGCCCGGCAATGGGGAACCCTCAAATGAAGGTGATGATGTATATCATGCCGTTTATGATTATGATCTTCGGTTCATTCTTGCCAGCTGCACTTGCACTTTATTGGGTAATTGGGAATATCATTTCAGTAATCCAAAATATCTTCATTTACAAACCATTTAAGAAAGAAGAAGTGGAACCTGTAAAAGTAGGAGGGAAACGAAAATGA
- the jag gene encoding RNA-binding cell elongation regulator Jag/EloR, translating into MTRMTRRGATVELAISSALAALGVTRNEVEVKVINQGKKGFLGFGAKEAEVTVSIIHVDEPSVSEPIVIPEATIIDLQEEIVDESMTVAVQQQELVLVEELSDEVAIKETEHYLQQIAMEMGIEDVQVSHEIDGKYVNFQLESAKAALLIGKRGQTLNALQQLAQLVTNKSATQFKVVRVDVGDYRERREQSLEQLADRMADKAVRTGRKVQLEPMPSYERKVIHNTLSNRLDIETYSEGKDPFRYLVIESIR; encoded by the coding sequence ATGACAAGGATGACGCGAAGGGGAGCCACAGTTGAATTGGCGATCTCGTCAGCATTAGCAGCACTCGGTGTTACACGTAACGAAGTTGAAGTTAAAGTGATCAATCAAGGGAAAAAAGGATTTCTTGGCTTTGGTGCAAAAGAAGCTGAAGTGACCGTATCGATTATACATGTAGATGAACCTTCCGTCTCTGAACCAATCGTTATACCTGAAGCGACAATCATTGATTTGCAAGAAGAAATTGTTGATGAATCGATGACGGTAGCTGTGCAACAACAAGAGCTAGTACTTGTAGAAGAATTATCTGATGAAGTAGCCATTAAAGAAACAGAACACTATTTACAGCAGATTGCGATGGAAATGGGCATTGAAGATGTTCAGGTCAGTCATGAAATTGATGGTAAATACGTCAATTTTCAATTGGAAAGCGCTAAAGCTGCACTATTAATTGGTAAACGTGGACAAACCTTGAATGCGCTTCAACAGCTAGCCCAACTTGTTACAAATAAGTCAGCTACTCAATTCAAAGTTGTTCGTGTAGATGTAGGCGATTATCGTGAGCGTCGGGAACAATCACTGGAGCAACTCGCGGATCGAATGGCTGACAAAGCAGTGCGAACAGGGCGAAAAGTACAACTTGAACCGATGCCTTCCTATGAAAGAAAAGTTATCCATAATACATTATCAAATCGCTTGGATATCGAAACATATTCGGAAGGAAAAGATCCATTTAGGTATCTTGTCATCGAATCTATTCGATAA
- the mnmE gene encoding tRNA uridine-5-carboxymethylaminomethyl(34) synthesis GTPase MnmE, which yields MHFDTIAAVSTPMGEGAIAIVRLSGDEAIQIADRIFRSPSGKKLMEEQSHTIHYGHLANPATGEVVEEVMVSLMKAPKTFTREDVVEVNCHGGLVAVQRVLQLVLKEGARLAEPGEFTKRAFLNGRIDLSQAEAVMDLIRAKTDRAMNVALNQMEGKLSRLIGDLRQALLETLAQVEVNIDYPEYDDVEEVTIPLMIEKGTWVKNEIDQLLRTSSQGKILREGLSTVIIGRPNVGKSSLLNSLVQENKAIVTDIAGTTRDIIEEYVNVRGVPLRLVDTAGIRETEDIVERIGVERSRQVLKEADLILLVLNSSEELSIEDERLFEAIAGMDVIVVVNKTDLPQKIDLAKVKRLSANGKMVTTSLLKDEGVDELEEAIAGLFFEGNLESGDFTYVSNARHIALLHNAKATIEDAIGAAEAGVPVDMIQIDVTRTWEILGEIIGDTVQESLINQLFAQFCLGK from the coding sequence GTGCATTTTGATACAATAGCCGCCGTTTCAACTCCAATGGGGGAAGGTGCGATCGCCATCGTCAGACTCAGCGGAGACGAAGCTATTCAAATAGCAGATCGCATTTTCCGTTCTCCGTCAGGAAAAAAGTTAATGGAAGAACAATCACATACGATTCATTACGGTCATTTGGCAAACCCTGCCACAGGCGAGGTTGTTGAAGAAGTAATGGTTTCACTTATGAAAGCACCAAAAACATTTACACGGGAAGATGTTGTTGAAGTGAATTGCCATGGAGGTCTTGTGGCTGTCCAGCGGGTGCTCCAACTTGTGTTGAAAGAAGGGGCTCGTCTTGCCGAACCAGGTGAGTTCACAAAACGTGCATTCCTTAATGGGCGAATCGACTTGTCACAAGCTGAGGCAGTCATGGATTTGATTCGTGCAAAAACGGACCGTGCTATGAATGTCGCGCTGAACCAGATGGAAGGAAAACTATCGCGGTTGATTGGTGATTTACGACAAGCGCTCCTTGAAACATTGGCGCAAGTCGAGGTGAATATCGACTATCCTGAATATGATGATGTCGAAGAAGTCACAATTCCTCTTATGATTGAAAAAGGTACTTGGGTGAAAAATGAAATTGACCAATTATTACGTACTTCATCCCAGGGGAAAATCCTTCGAGAAGGGCTATCCACCGTTATTATAGGTAGGCCGAATGTTGGTAAGTCTTCGTTACTAAATAGCCTTGTACAAGAAAATAAAGCGATTGTAACTGACATAGCAGGGACTACGCGTGATATTATTGAGGAGTACGTCAATGTTCGAGGTGTTCCGCTTCGTCTTGTCGATACTGCTGGAATCCGGGAAACAGAAGACATCGTGGAGCGAATTGGTGTTGAGAGATCGAGACAAGTATTAAAGGAAGCAGATTTAATTTTACTTGTTTTGAACAGTTCCGAAGAGCTTTCCATTGAAGATGAGCGTCTTTTTGAAGCGATAGCAGGAATGGATGTCATCGTTGTCGTTAACAAAACCGATCTTCCGCAGAAAATTGATTTGGCGAAAGTGAAGAGGCTTTCGGCTAATGGAAAAATGGTTACCACGTCCCTTTTGAAAGATGAAGGGGTCGATGAATTGGAAGAAGCAATTGCTGGACTCTTTTTCGAAGGAAATCTAGAGTCGGGCGATTTCACATATGTATCCAACGCAAGACATATCGCACTGCTGCACAACGCAAAGGCAACCATTGAAGATGCAATAGGCGCAGCTGAAGCAGGTGTCCCAGTCGATATGATACAGATTGACGTCACACGGACATGGGAAATTCTCGGTGAAATTATCGGAGATACTGTCCAGGAAAGTTTAATAAACCAGTTGTTCGCACAATTTTGCCTCGGAAAATAA
- the mnmG gene encoding tRNA uridine-5-carboxymethylaminomethyl(34) synthesis enzyme MnmG — protein sequence MPQFEAGTFDVIVIGAGHAGVEAALSAAKMGASTLVLTMNLDMIAFMPCNPSLGGPAKGIVLREIDALGGAMGKVIDKTHIQMRMLNTGKGPAVRALRAQADKVLYQQEMKRLLEEQDNLTLHQGVVEELIVEDNEVKGLITQVGAVYRAKTVIVTTGTFLRGEVIIGDLKYSSGPNNQMPSIGLADNIRDLGFEMVRFKTGTPPRVNSRTIDYSKTEIQPGDDVPRAFSFETTEFIMDQLPCWLTYTSPRTHEIINENLHLSPMYSGVIKGKGPRYCPSIEDKIVRFADKSRHQIFLEPEGRNTKEVYVQGLSTSLPEHVQRQLIESVPGLEKAEMMRAGYAIEYDAIVPTQLWPTLETKKIRNLYTAGQLNGTSGYEEAAAQGIMAGINAASRALGKAERVLGRADAYIGVLIDDLVTKGTSEPYRLLTSRAEYRLLLRHDNADLRLTEIGYDLGMISEERYAAYLLKKQHIEEEIDRLRKVSIKPDEHVQEIIRETGGTELREPMKAADLLKRPEMNYSQIERMLPPAEKKSMEVEEQVEIFIKYEGYIEKSMQQVEKMKKMENKKIPENIDYHAISGIATEAKTQLSEVRPLSIAQASRISGVNPADISILLVYIEQGKIAKISG from the coding sequence ATGCCACAATTTGAAGCAGGCACGTTCGATGTTATTGTCATTGGGGCCGGTCATGCCGGTGTTGAGGCGGCATTATCCGCTGCCAAGATGGGTGCATCGACGCTTGTACTAACAATGAATCTCGATATGATTGCTTTTATGCCATGTAATCCGTCACTTGGTGGTCCTGCAAAAGGGATTGTTTTACGTGAAATTGATGCACTTGGCGGGGCAATGGGGAAAGTAATCGATAAAACACATATCCAAATGCGGATGTTGAATACAGGAAAAGGACCTGCTGTACGCGCGCTTCGGGCGCAAGCCGATAAAGTCCTTTACCAACAAGAAATGAAACGTCTTCTCGAGGAACAGGATAACTTAACGCTCCATCAGGGAGTCGTTGAAGAACTGATTGTCGAAGATAACGAAGTAAAAGGTTTAATCACCCAAGTGGGGGCAGTGTACCGTGCGAAAACGGTCATTGTTACAACAGGTACATTCCTGCGAGGCGAGGTCATTATTGGAGACTTGAAATATTCAAGTGGTCCAAATAACCAAATGCCTTCCATAGGATTAGCGGATAATATCCGAGACCTTGGATTTGAGATGGTCAGATTCAAAACAGGCACACCACCGCGTGTCAATAGTCGTACAATTGACTATAGCAAAACTGAAATCCAGCCAGGTGATGATGTACCACGGGCATTCAGCTTTGAAACAACTGAATTCATCATGGATCAGTTACCTTGCTGGCTCACATATACATCACCAAGAACACATGAAATTATCAATGAGAATCTTCATCTATCACCGATGTATTCTGGGGTTATTAAAGGAAAAGGTCCACGTTATTGCCCATCTATTGAAGATAAAATTGTGCGTTTTGCCGATAAATCACGTCATCAGATTTTCCTAGAACCAGAAGGTCGAAATACCAAGGAAGTGTATGTCCAAGGATTATCGACAAGCTTACCTGAACATGTTCAAAGACAGCTGATTGAAAGTGTTCCAGGACTAGAGAAAGCAGAAATGATGCGTGCGGGCTATGCGATTGAGTATGATGCGATTGTTCCAACACAATTATGGCCGACACTTGAAACGAAGAAAATCCGTAATTTATATACAGCAGGTCAGTTAAACGGTACATCGGGTTACGAAGAGGCAGCTGCCCAAGGAATCATGGCTGGTATTAACGCAGCATCACGTGCTCTAGGGAAAGCTGAGCGCGTTCTAGGACGTGCAGATGCTTATATAGGTGTTCTGATTGACGATCTTGTTACAAAAGGGACAAGCGAGCCATACAGACTTCTTACGTCACGTGCAGAATATCGATTATTATTACGTCATGATAATGCAGATTTACGTTTAACGGAAATTGGTTATGATCTAGGAATGATTAGTGAAGAACGATATGCAGCTTATCTGTTAAAGAAACAGCATATTGAAGAAGAAATAGATAGACTGCGCAAAGTGTCGATCAAGCCTGATGAACATGTTCAAGAAATTATTCGTGAAACAGGCGGTACGGAATTAAGAGAACCGATGAAAGCGGCGGATCTTCTGAAACGCCCAGAAATGAATTATAGTCAAATCGAACGAATGCTTCCTCCAGCAGAAAAAAAATCTATGGAAGTGGAAGAACAAGTCGAGATATTTATTAAATACGAGGGTTATATTGAAAAATCTATGCAACAAGTGGAGAAAATGAAAAAGATGGAAAATAAGAAAATCCCCGAGAATATTGATTACCATGCAATATCAGGGATTGCGACGGAAGCTAAAACTCAGTTGAGTGAAGTCAGACCTTTGTCGATCGCGCAAGCATCTCGTATATCTGGTGTTAACCCGGCAGATATTTCAATTCTTCTCGTTTATATCGAACAAGGAAAAATAGCCAAAATATCAGGCTAA
- the rsmG gene encoding 16S rRNA (guanine(527)-N(7))-methyltransferase RsmG: protein MNEEQFVQALKEQGIELNEKQIAQFAKYFELLVEWNEKMNLTAITDAPSVYLKHFYDSISAAFYIDLSGQKTICDVGAGAGFPSIPLKICFPELDVTIVDSLNKRIGFLGTLAEELQLTNVHFVHARAEDFGQNLLYREKFDIVTARAVARLSVLAELCVPLVKLGGIFISMKGAAADDELADAKKSLSILGAIIKEEHSFKLPIENSERNIFVFDKEKKTPKKYPRKPGVPNKTPIQ from the coding sequence ATGAATGAAGAGCAATTTGTACAAGCATTGAAGGAACAAGGCATCGAATTGAATGAAAAACAAATAGCGCAATTTGCTAAGTATTTTGAACTTCTAGTAGAGTGGAATGAAAAAATGAACTTAACGGCGATAACGGATGCGCCATCAGTTTATTTGAAGCACTTCTATGATTCAATTTCTGCCGCTTTTTACATTGATTTAAGTGGACAAAAAACAATCTGTGATGTGGGAGCTGGCGCTGGGTTTCCAAGCATTCCTTTGAAAATTTGTTTTCCAGAACTCGATGTAACAATCGTCGATTCATTAAACAAACGAATTGGATTTTTAGGGACGTTAGCAGAGGAGCTTCAGCTTACGAATGTGCATTTTGTACATGCGAGAGCCGAGGATTTCGGACAGAACCTACTGTATCGTGAAAAGTTTGATATTGTTACGGCACGTGCCGTTGCACGTTTGTCTGTGCTGGCTGAATTGTGTGTGCCTCTCGTTAAATTAGGCGGAATTTTCATTTCCATGAAAGGTGCAGCTGCGGACGATGAACTTGCAGATGCAAAAAAATCACTATCCATTCTCGGTGCTATCATCAAGGAAGAACACTCATTCAAACTGCCAATTGAAAATAGTGAACGAAATATCTTTGTTTTTGATAAAGAAAAGAAAACGCCTAAAAAGTATCCACGTAAACCAGGTGTTCCAAATAAGACACCGATACAATAA
- the noc gene encoding nucleoid occlusion protein — MKSPFSRFFGSGDKEIAMDMEIDPLVSEGSHQEKIEQVKIESIKPNKYQPRTIFSEEKIEELARTIHIHGVIQPIVIRKIDDAYEIIAGERRYRAMKKLGWSEVPAIIRELDDKETASIALIENLQREELTAIEEAFAYEKLIELHSLTQEALAQRLGKGQSTVANKLRLLKLPEEIQTAILTKELSERHARALIPLKDSELQLQLYMEVVEQQLNVKQLETRIQELLNPEEAKEKRKAPRRKSVSKDVRIAVNTIRQSLVLVTKSGIDVKTEEEDSEDFYTITVRIPKKK, encoded by the coding sequence ATGAAAAGTCCGTTTTCACGTTTTTTTGGAAGTGGAGATAAAGAAATAGCTATGGATATGGAGATAGATCCACTAGTAAGCGAAGGTAGTCATCAAGAGAAAATTGAACAAGTAAAAATAGAGTCTATTAAACCAAATAAATATCAACCGCGTACAATTTTCTCAGAAGAGAAGATTGAAGAACTTGCTCGGACGATTCACATCCATGGTGTTATTCAACCAATTGTTATTAGAAAAATAGATGATGCCTATGAAATTATTGCGGGAGAACGAAGATACCGTGCAATGAAAAAACTTGGGTGGTCAGAAGTTCCGGCAATCATTCGTGAGCTCGATGATAAAGAAACTGCATCGATTGCACTCATTGAAAATTTACAACGTGAAGAATTGACTGCTATTGAAGAAGCATTTGCTTATGAAAAGCTGATTGAACTTCATTCATTGACACAGGAAGCGTTAGCACAAAGACTGGGAAAAGGCCAATCGACCGTCGCTAATAAGTTACGATTATTGAAACTACCAGAAGAAATTCAAACAGCGATTTTAACAAAAGAACTATCTGAGCGGCATGCACGAGCACTCATTCCGTTAAAAGATAGTGAATTACAACTACAACTTTACATGGAAGTTGTAGAGCAACAGTTAAATGTAAAACAGCTCGAGACTAGAATCCAAGAGCTGTTAAACCCTGAAGAGGCAAAAGAAAAGAGAAAAGCCCCAAGAAGGAAGTCAGTAAGTAAAGATGTGCGCATCGCAGTCAATACGATTAGACAATCTCTAGTTCTTGTAACGAAAAGTGGAATAGATGTCAAAACCGAAGAAGAAGATTCTGAGGATTTTTACACAATTACAGTAAGAATTCCAAAGAAAAAGTGA
- a CDS encoding ParA family protein, with the protein MGRIIAIANQKGGVGKTTTSVNLSACLAHIGKKVLLIDTDPQGNATSGVGVNKGEVQKCIYDILIDDVDIKDVIRSTKVDNLDIIPATISLAGAEIELVSTISREVRMKHAIQEAKDLYDYIIIDCPPSLGLLTINALTASDSIIIPVQCEYYALEGLSQLLSTVRLVQKHLNEGLMIDGVLLTMFDARTNLGIQVIDEVKKYFQDKVYKTIIPRNVRLSEAPSHGEPIIIYDPRSRGAEVYLELAKEVVHNG; encoded by the coding sequence TTGGGTAGAATTATAGCGATTGCCAACCAAAAGGGAGGCGTCGGGAAAACGACAACATCCGTAAATTTAAGTGCTTGTCTTGCACATATAGGAAAGAAAGTCCTATTGATTGATACTGACCCACAAGGAAATGCAACAAGTGGGGTAGGTGTGAATAAAGGTGAAGTTCAGAAATGCATTTATGATATTTTAATTGATGATGTCGATATTAAAGATGTTATTCGTTCCACGAAAGTCGATAATCTTGATATTATACCGGCCACCATTTCGTTGGCGGGTGCAGAAATTGAACTTGTATCAACGATTTCAAGAGAGGTACGGATGAAACACGCCATACAGGAAGCAAAGGATTTGTATGACTATATTATTATTGATTGTCCACCTTCCCTTGGATTATTGACGATCAATGCTTTAACAGCATCAGATTCGATTATTATTCCTGTTCAGTGTGAATATTATGCACTTGAAGGATTGAGTCAATTATTAAGTACAGTCCGACTTGTTCAAAAACATTTAAATGAAGGCTTGATGATTGATGGTGTATTGTTGACAATGTTTGATGCGCGGACAAATTTAGGCATACAAGTCATTGATGAAGTGAAGAAGTATTTTCAAGATAAAGTGTACAAAACAATCATTCCCCGCAATGTCCGATTAAGTGAGGCACCAAGTCACGGGGAACCTATTATTATTTACGATCCAAGATCTCGAGGAGCAGAAGTATATTTAGAGCTGGCAAAGGAAGTGGTTCACAATGGCTAA
- a CDS encoding ParB/RepB/Spo0J family partition protein: MAKGLGKGLNALFPGESLTRAESVEHIHVKSIKTNPYQPRKTFDEAAIQELSASIKEHGILQPIILRRTGTTYEIVVGERRFRAAQMAGLEEVPAIIRVLTDEETMEWAILENLQREDLTPIEEAEAYHSLMDNLSLTQEQLAFRLGKSRPHIANHVRLLSLPEKIRNYISESKLSMGHGRTLLGLRKKEQIPLVAEQILKEGLNVRQLERLVQKLNDDVPRETKKEKKQDLFLAERESNLRDYFGTNVTIKKTKNKGKIEIEFFSEDDLERILELLNE, encoded by the coding sequence ATGGCTAAAGGCCTTGGAAAAGGTTTGAATGCTTTGTTCCCAGGGGAGTCGCTGACGAGAGCAGAATCTGTTGAACATATTCATGTGAAAAGTATTAAAACAAATCCATATCAACCACGGAAAACATTTGATGAAGCTGCAATCCAAGAATTGAGTGCATCGATTAAAGAGCATGGCATACTTCAACCAATTATTTTAAGGAGAACGGGTACTACATACGAAATTGTTGTAGGAGAAAGACGTTTTCGGGCAGCTCAAATGGCTGGTCTTGAAGAAGTACCAGCCATTATTCGTGTATTAACGGATGAAGAAACGATGGAGTGGGCAATTCTTGAAAACTTACAGAGGGAAGATTTGACGCCTATCGAAGAAGCAGAAGCTTATCATAGCCTTATGGATAATCTTAGTCTTACACAAGAACAGTTGGCTTTTAGACTAGGTAAAAGTAGGCCACATATCGCCAACCATGTTCGTTTGCTTTCTTTACCTGAGAAAATCAGAAATTATATTTCTGAAAGTAAGCTATCAATGGGACATGGACGGACATTGCTTGGTCTTCGGAAAAAAGAACAAATTCCACTTGTAGCAGAACAAATATTAAAAGAGGGACTTAATGTTCGGCAGCTTGAAAGACTTGTCCAAAAATTGAATGATGATGTTCCACGTGAAACAAAAAAGGAAAAGAAGCAAGATTTGTTTTTGGCTGAGCGTGAATCAAATTTACGTGATTACTTTGGGACGAATGTAACCATTAAGAAAACTAAAAACAAGGGGAAAATAGAAATTGAATTTTTCTCTGAAGATGATCTGGAACGTATACTTGAATTATTGAATGAGTAA
- a CDS encoding DUF554 domain-containing protein, giving the protein MVLFGTIINALLIIIGAFIGRFLHNIPERMKETVMYGIGLAVAVIGIQMTFESSQILIVIISIVIGAVLGEWMDLDAKINQLGQWMESKMPKNKTGPGIAQGFVTATLIFVVGSMAIIGAIDSGLRNDHDVLLMKGIIDGFTSIILSSTLGIGVAFAAVPVFLYQGIITLFSTQISRFVPDELLSFFISEMTATGGLMILAIGLNLIGLTKIRVANLIPGIAIVGVVVTIVHTFL; this is encoded by the coding sequence ATGGTTTTATTTGGAACAATTATAAACGCTCTTTTAATAATTATAGGGGCATTCATCGGTAGGTTTTTACATAACATACCGGAGCGGATGAAAGAAACGGTCATGTATGGAATTGGGCTAGCGGTTGCTGTAATTGGCATACAAATGACATTTGAAAGCAGCCAGATTTTGATTGTTATCATCAGTATTGTTATAGGGGCAGTCCTAGGTGAATGGATGGACCTTGACGCGAAAATAAACCAGCTAGGGCAGTGGATGGAAAGTAAAATGCCGAAAAATAAAACAGGCCCTGGTATTGCGCAGGGCTTTGTCACGGCGACGCTCATTTTTGTAGTTGGCTCGATGGCAATAATCGGTGCGATTGATAGTGGGTTAAGAAATGATCATGATGTGCTCCTTATGAAGGGGATTATTGATGGTTTTACATCTATTATTTTGAGTTCAACGCTTGGTATTGGTGTTGCTTTTGCTGCTGTTCCGGTATTTCTTTATCAAGGAATTATCACGTTGTTTTCAACACAAATAAGTCGTTTTGTACCAGATGAATTACTTAGCTTTTTCATTTCAGAAATGACGGCAACAGGTGGATTAATGATTTTGGCAATTGGACTAAACTTAATTGGCTTAACTAAAATAAGAGTTGCAAATCTAATTCCAGGTATCGCTATTGTTGGAGTAGTCGTCACAATTGTTCACACTTTTCTATGA
- the yyaC gene encoding spore protease YyaC, which yields MRATLSSTCDYRIHYKETGVIWKLSSLFLQHIPFDTHDLIFFCIGTDRSTGDALGPLTGSLLSESTLFPFPVIGTLENPLHALNLQQHINQTQLDSPSAFIVAIDACLGQGSSIGQLLLHSGPIHPGKAVGKELPPVGDLSIKGIVNIAGFMEHAVLQSTRLHLPFEMSRIVARALQLAYSRHKS from the coding sequence ATGCGAGCTACTCTTTCTTCAACATGCGATTATCGAATCCATTATAAGGAAACAGGTGTGATTTGGAAACTAAGCTCATTATTCCTGCAACACATCCCATTTGATACACATGACCTTATTTTTTTCTGTATTGGAACGGACCGATCCACAGGTGACGCATTAGGACCACTAACTGGTTCCCTTCTTTCAGAATCGACTTTATTTCCTTTCCCTGTCATCGGAACCTTAGAAAATCCGCTACACGCTCTTAATCTTCAACAGCATATCAATCAAACCCAGTTGGATAGTCCTTCCGCCTTCATCGTTGCTATCGATGCCTGTCTTGGACAAGGGAGTTCCATCGGCCAGTTACTTCTCCATAGCGGTCCTATCCACCCAGGCAAAGCTGTTGGCAAAGAGTTGCCCCCTGTCGGTGACTTATCGATTAAGGGCATCGTCAATATTGCTGGTTTCATGGAACATGCCGTCTTGCAAAGTACCCGGCTCCATCTGCCATTCGAAATGAGTCGTATCGTCGCTAGGGCGCTACAACTAGCTTATAGTCGACACAAATCATAG
- a CDS encoding mechanosensitive ion channel family protein — translation MEKFLFSEETWSWLGTAALRIVFIMVLSAVIIKVGKVIIRRIFQVKLKSPIHHSERREKTLLKLLENTLSYVIYFSAILAILAEFKIDVKGLLAGAGVLGLAVGFGAQSLVKDVITGFFIIFEDQFSVGDYVKIGVAEGVVEEIGLRTTKIKSFTGEVHILPNGTISQVVNYSMENSLAIVDVTIPFDVGMDKVERVIEQFLATLPKENDDFIKVPKLIGANDFTQSEVIVRIVAETKPMRHYDCTRTIGIGVKKYLEQQGIDIPYPTLVTKSFANL, via the coding sequence TTGGAGAAGTTTTTATTTAGTGAAGAGACATGGAGCTGGCTAGGTACGGCTGCACTGAGAATCGTATTCATTATGGTTCTTTCAGCTGTAATTATTAAGGTGGGGAAAGTGATTATTCGTCGTATTTTTCAAGTGAAGTTGAAAAGTCCCATACATCACTCGGAGCGGCGTGAAAAGACATTGCTGAAGCTGTTGGAAAACACACTGTCATACGTCATTTACTTCTCGGCAATCCTAGCCATATTAGCGGAATTTAAAATTGATGTGAAGGGGCTGCTTGCGGGTGCTGGGGTGCTTGGTTTAGCTGTGGGATTCGGTGCGCAGAGCCTTGTGAAAGATGTGATTACTGGTTTTTTTATCATATTCGAGGATCAGTTTTCAGTTGGTGATTATGTGAAAATTGGTGTGGCAGAGGGCGTTGTTGAAGAGATTGGATTGCGTACAACGAAAATCAAAAGTTTTACTGGGGAAGTTCATATATTGCCGAATGGTACGATTAGCCAAGTTGTCAACTATTCGATGGAAAACTCGTTAGCTATCGTTGATGTGACCATACCTTTTGATGTTGGCATGGATAAAGTCGAAAGAGTAATTGAACAATTTTTAGCGACATTGCCGAAAGAAAACGATGACTTTATAAAAGTACCAAAGCTGATTGGGGCTAATGATTTTACACAGTCCGAAGTGATTGTACGTATTGTTGCTGAAACAAAACCAATGCGGCATTATGATTGTACAAGAACGATTGGTATTGGAGTGAAGAAATACTTAGAACAGCAAGGAATTGATATCCCGTATCCAACATTGGTGACAAAATCATTTGCAAATCTTTAA
- a CDS encoding DUF951 domain-containing protein — MEAKVYGLNDVVEMKKQHPCGTNAWKIIRMGADIRIKCEGCGHSVMIPRNEFSKKMKKILVKAES; from the coding sequence ATGGAAGCTAAAGTTTATGGTTTAAACGATGTTGTGGAAATGAAAAAGCAACACCCCTGTGGAACGAATGCATGGAAGATTATTAGAATGGGTGCAGATATTCGCATCAAATGCGAAGGATGCGGACACAGTGTCATGATTCCACGCAACGAGTTTTCAAAGAAGATGAAAAAAATTCTAGTAAAAGCAGAATCGTAA